A region of Lepeophtheirus salmonis chromosome 13, UVic_Lsal_1.4, whole genome shotgun sequence DNA encodes the following proteins:
- the LOC121128353 gene encoding matrix metalloproteinase-9 gives MKSLSVLVVIVSLSADVYAQNCGTNSGPCQFPFKYNGVTYEGCTLEDSQQPWCATSVDANRNYLNYDYCSQDCKQASTTTIAGGCKTLDGINCKFPFQYLGNTFSTCTAVGFGGLNWCATSTGQDNILTSYGICSSSCASESTVGANVCGTFDRRSCIFPFVYNGQSYSTCTTVDSTIPWCATRVEPVSNEPILYGYCNNNCQVSESGVPVTTTTGSSTTATTTNGGSSTTATTTNTGSSTTATTTTTGFCRIFNKLQQQLMQDLIFHNCNDD, from the exons ATGAAGAGTTTGTCTGTTTTAGTCGTAATAGTATCCCTATCTGCTGATGTCT ATGCTCAAAATTGTGGCACAAATTCAGGACCCTGTCAGTTTCCATTCAAGTATAATGGAGTAACTTATGAAGGATGTACCCTGGAAGACAGCCAACAACCTTGGTGCGCCACTTCAGTTGATGCCAATCGAAACTACTTAAACTACGACTATTGCTCTCAAGACTGTAAAC aagcTTCCACAACAACTATTGCAGGAG GATGTAAAACACTCGATGGAATCAATTGTAAATTTCCATTTCAGTATTTAGGAAATACCTTTAGTACATGTACAGCTGTAGGATTTGGAGGATTGAACTGGTGTGCTACTTCAACTGGACAAGATAATATTTTGACTTCTTATGGAATATGCTCTTCTAGCTGTGCAA GTGAATCAACAGTGGGAGCAAACG TGTGTGGAACTTTTGATAGGAGGAgttgtatttttccatttgtttaTAATGGTCAGAGCTACAGCACTTGCACAACTGTCGATAGCACCATTCCTTGGTGTGCCACAAGGGTGGAACCTGTATCTAACGAACCCATACTATATGGATACTGTAATAATAACTGTCAgg TAAGTGAATCAGGAGTACCTGTTACTACAACTACTGGATCTTCAACAACTGCAACGACGACTAATGGAGGATCTTCAACAACTGCCACGACGACTAATACAGGATCTTCCACAACTGCAACGACGACTACAACAGGATTTTGCAGGATCTTCAACAAACTGCAGCAACAACTAATGCAGGATCTTATCTTCCACAACTGCAACGACGACTAA